One genomic region from Deltaproteobacteria bacterium encodes:
- a CDS encoding glutaredoxin family protein produces MPVSSQPRIIVFTGSSCPWCNRVKAYLKEKRFRFREVNVERDRDGARELQRRGITGVPVVLIGSHTIVGFDKARIDKLLGIKS; encoded by the coding sequence ATGCCAGTTTCCAGTCAACCGCGAATAATAGTTTTCACAGGCTCCTCGTGTCCCTGGTGCAATAGGGTAAAGGCGTACCTGAAGGAGAAACGCTTCAGGTTTCGAGAGGTGAATGTTGAGAGGGATCGGGATGGGGCCAGGGAGTTGCAGCGCAGAGGTATTACGGGTGTGCCGGTTGTCTTGATCGGAAGCCATACCATAGTCGGCTTTGACAAGGCAAGGATCGATAAACTACTGGGAATCAAAAGCTAG